The Haloplanus sp. CK5-1 genome segment ACGAGACGCGCTACACGCTCGTTCGGGTACTCGTCGCAGCTGAAGAAGAGCTCTGTGTCTGTGAACTGAACGGCGTCGTCGACGTGAGCGAGAGCGGCCTCAGTCACGCCCTCTCGCAACTCGTCGAGGCTGGCCTCGTCGAGGGACGGAAGGACGGCCGCTGGAAGAAGTACCGGGCGACCAACCGCGCAGTGGCGCTCGTCACCGTCCTCGAAGGGAGCGTAACCATCGATGAGTAACGTCGAACACCAGCACGGGCCGAACTGTAGCTGCGAGAGCTGTGGAGATCCGCGATCGATGGATTTCCTCGATAAGTACCTCACCGTCTGGATCTTCGGCGCGATGGCGATCGGCGTCGGGCTGGGATTCGTTGCCCCGTCGGTCACGCAACCGATTCAGGACCTCCATCTCGTCGAGATCGGACTGATTCTGATGATGTATCCGCCGCTGGCAAAGGCGGACTACTCACAGCTCCGAGCCGTCTTCAGCAACTGGCGGGTTCTCGGATTGAGCCTCGTCCAGAACTGGCTCATCGGCCCGACGCTGATGTTCGGGCTCGCCGTGATCTTCTTCAGCGGGCTCGTTCCCGGTCTTCCCGCACGTCCCGAGTTCTTCCTCGGTCTCGTGTTCATCGGGATGGCCCGCTGCATCGCGATGGTACTCGTCTGGAACGAACTCGCGGAGGGCTCAACGGAGTACGTGACCGGCCTAGTCGCGTTCAACAGCCTCTTTCAGATCGTCACCTACGGGGTCTACGTCTGGTTCTTCGGACTCTTTCTCCCGCCGTTGCTCGGCATGGAGAGCCTCGTCGCCGGTATCCAAACGTTCGACGTGACGCCGATGCAGGTGTTTCAGGCGATCGTGATCTTCCTCGGGATTCCTTTCGTCGGCGGATTCCTCACGCGGTACGTCGGCACCCGAGCGAAGGGCCAGCAGTGGTACGACGACGAGTTCGTCCCGAAGATCGACCCGCTCACGCTCGTCGCGCTCCTCTTTACCGTCATCGTGATGTTCGCCACGCAGGGCGAGAACATCGTCGCGTCGCCGGGTGACGTGCTCCTGATCGCTGTGCCCCTCACGATCTATTTCGTCGTGATGTTCCTCGTGAGTTTCGGGATGGGCAAGGGTATCGGCGCGGACTACTCGACGACGACGGCCATCGGGTTCACCGCCGCCTCGAACAACTTCGAACTTGCCATCGCGGTCGCTGTCGCGGTGTTCGGCGTTGGCTCCGGCGTCGCGTTCACCACCGTCGTCGGCCCACTTATCGAGGTCCCGGTGCTGCTCGCGCTGGTCAACGTCGCGCTCTACTTCCAGCGAAAGTTCGATTGGAGTGGTGCCACGACGGGCCAGCTTACACCGACTGGATCGGATCCAACTCCCGAGGACGATTGAGCGCGCTACGATTCAATGA includes the following:
- a CDS encoding metalloregulator ArsR/SmtB family transcription factor; this encodes MPQATERLRRYLEDELGECRSEDVERRLDELGTLEAALGTAQVDAELTVLSALANETRYTLVRVLVAAEEELCVCELNGVVDVSESGLSHALSQLVEAGLVEGRKDGRWKKYRATNRAVALVTVLEGSVTIDE
- the arsB gene encoding ACR3 family arsenite efflux transporter, whose product is MSNVEHQHGPNCSCESCGDPRSMDFLDKYLTVWIFGAMAIGVGLGFVAPSVTQPIQDLHLVEIGLILMMYPPLAKADYSQLRAVFSNWRVLGLSLVQNWLIGPTLMFGLAVIFFSGLVPGLPARPEFFLGLVFIGMARCIAMVLVWNELAEGSTEYVTGLVAFNSLFQIVTYGVYVWFFGLFLPPLLGMESLVAGIQTFDVTPMQVFQAIVIFLGIPFVGGFLTRYVGTRAKGQQWYDDEFVPKIDPLTLVALLFTVIVMFATQGENIVASPGDVLLIAVPLTIYFVVMFLVSFGMGKGIGADYSTTTAIGFTAASNNFELAIAVAVAVFGVGSGVAFTTVVGPLIEVPVLLALVNVALYFQRKFDWSGATTGQLTPTGSDPTPEDD